From Nostoc flagelliforme CCNUN1, a single genomic window includes:
- a CDS encoding calcium-binding protein translates to MSRLIVSSPSFIGTSGSDLVVGQEDNAIPAIGIEVLKNGVIDTQAGNDTIKGSGTGRDDNDSAGTGTGIANSGIINAGTQDDTISGIGTGGYQYRTYVPGIGISNTQGGYINGEDGKDLIFGIGNRSEDQGLGIGSAKGINNTQDSRIDGGFGDDSIEGTGNGEFGGDATGIFNSDSSDINGGEGNDSIQGTGIGGTTSTGGEGTGIFNSGGSVISGDKGNDSIVGIGKGSDADLEPFRSYNAGRGIGISNSKGSTIAVGQGNDYLSGTGTGGARYYADNPFGNGPEELASGVGIGIVNSGTINLGDGNDTLIGTGISQGTGIVNTNGIIDQGAGDDILTGYGTSIGIQGGTIDGGNGNDYFKARRIDDSGNPVSDQGGAIADVVIKGGYGADTFDVGYGNATIDGGSGSDKLILPDFKSDYTILGNSNNYTIKRDQFTLNVLNVEEIAFFGVPQMF, encoded by the coding sequence ATGTCCAGACTAATTGTTTCTTCCCCCTCATTCATAGGCACTTCGGGTTCGGATCTAGTGGTAGGACAAGAGGATAATGCAATCCCAGCAATTGGAATTGAGGTTCTAAAAAACGGAGTCATCGATACTCAAGCAGGTAACGATACTATCAAGGGTAGTGGCACCGGCCGCGACGACAATGACAGTGCTGGCACAGGCACAGGCATTGCTAACAGTGGCATCATCAATGCAGGGACGCAAGACGATACTATCTCTGGCATAGGCACTGGTGGCTATCAGTATAGAACTTATGTACCTGGTATAGGTATCTCTAACACTCAGGGTGGTTACATTAATGGAGAAGACGGAAAAGATTTGATCTTCGGGATCGGAAACAGAAGCGAAGATCAAGGCTTAGGAATAGGCTCTGCTAAAGGCATCAATAATACTCAGGATAGCCGCATTGATGGAGGATTTGGGGATGACTCTATCGAGGGAACTGGAAATGGAGAATTTGGAGGTGATGCTACAGGTATCTTCAACAGTGATAGCAGCGACATTAATGGAGGAGAAGGGAATGATTCCATCCAGGGAACTGGAATTGGTGGAACTACTAGTACTGGAGGAGAAGGTACAGGTATCTTCAACAGTGGTGGTAGTGTAATTAGTGGAGATAAAGGAAACGATTCTATTGTTGGTATCGGCAAGGGCAGTGATGCAGATTTAGAACCTTTTAGATCATACAATGCGGGTAGGGGTATAGGCATTTCCAACAGCAAGGGTAGCACGATCGCTGTTGGGCAGGGAAACGACTATCTCTCTGGCACAGGCACAGGCGGTGCAAGGTACTACGCTGATAACCCTTTTGGGAACGGCCCAGAGGAGCTTGCATCTGGTGTAGGTATAGGCATTGTTAACAGTGGCACAATCAATTTAGGCGATGGCAATGATACCCTCATTGGTACTGGCATTAGTCAAGGCACAGGTATTGTTAATACTAATGGCATTATTGATCAAGGGGCAGGAGATGATATCCTTACTGGCTATGGCACCAGCATTGGCATTCAAGGTGGCACCATTGATGGCGGAAACGGTAACGATTACTTCAAAGCTCGTCGAATTGATGATAGCGGTAATCCCGTTTCAGACCAAGGGGGCGCTATTGCCGATGTTGTGATTAAGGGTGGATATGGAGCCGACACATTTGATGTTGGTTACGGTAATGCCACGATCGATGGTGGTTCGGGATCGGACAAGCTAATTTTGCCTGATTTCAAAAGTGATTACACTATTCTAGGCAACTCGAACAATTACACTATTAAGCGCGATCAGTTCACGTTGAATGTATTGAATGTTGAGGAAATTGCCTTTTTTGGCGTTCCTCAAATGTTTTAA
- a CDS encoding IS982 family transposase, which yields MSTMISRLDITQIFCDVDDFCNQWENLWQQVPQLPSTTGERRSTSRMHLSEVMTIVIAFHGSGYKTFKEFYTMHVLTSWREAFPNLVSYTRFVELMPWCLMLLCCFLHTRTGEITGISFIDSTPINVCHNCRAHSHKVFKGLVKWGKNSVGWHNGSKLHLIINDCGELLAFSLTPANVDDRKPVPDMTKDLIGKLFGDRGYISQKLFEELYERGLQLVTKSKKKMKNRLLKLIDKILLRKRAVIESVNDHLKNICQIEHSRHRSPFNFLVNLMAGLTAYTYLPKKPSIDVYPKDLPALPPAIF from the coding sequence ATGTCTACCATGATATCTCGCCTCGACATCACGCAAATTTTCTGCGACGTAGATGATTTCTGTAACCAGTGGGAAAATCTCTGGCAGCAAGTACCACAGTTGCCATCGACAACAGGAGAAAGGCGCAGCACTTCCCGAATGCATCTATCAGAGGTGATGACAATAGTCATCGCATTTCATGGCAGTGGATATAAGACTTTCAAAGAATTCTATACCATGCATGTGCTGACAAGTTGGCGTGAAGCATTTCCAAATCTGGTCAGCTACACTCGGTTTGTGGAACTGATGCCCTGGTGTTTAATGCTGTTATGTTGTTTTTTACATACACGTACAGGAGAAATTACAGGGATTAGCTTTATTGATTCCACCCCAATTAATGTTTGTCACAACTGTAGAGCACATTCTCACAAGGTATTTAAAGGGTTGGTGAAATGGGGGAAAAATTCTGTGGGTTGGCACAATGGAAGTAAGCTTCATTTAATTATTAATGATTGTGGAGAATTACTCGCATTTTCACTAACCCCAGCAAATGTAGATGACCGAAAACCAGTCCCAGATATGACTAAGGACTTGATTGGTAAACTCTTTGGTGACAGAGGATACATCTCTCAAAAATTATTTGAGGAGTTATATGAGCGAGGGTTGCAATTAGTCACAAAATCTAAAAAGAAAATGAAAAATCGCTTGTTAAAACTGATTGATAAAATTCTGTTACGCAAACGTGCTGTGATTGAGTCCGTCAATGACCATTTGAAAAATATATGTCAAATAGAACACTCTCGCCATCGTAGTCCATTTAACTTTTTGGTTAATTTGATGGCAGGGCTTACTGCTTATACCTATTTGCCCAAAAAACCATCTATTGACGTTTACCCAAAAGACTTACCTGCATTGCCTCCTGCTATTTTTTAG
- a CDS encoding Swt1 family HEPN domain-containing protein gives MAISNRERVGRALESLQHGLYPFVEREMRSKYGDKWVVAATPFVSEDRNLRRPVAQILKQDVSELLKVMWNQWRDVFKETLGNAEKNLVGELMVTRNAWAHNDAFSTDDTYRALDSITRLLTAVFAPEADAVEKQKQELLRIRFDEQARRETRKAAVTAIETNPVGGLKSWREIVTPHPDVASGRYQQAEFAADLWQVYLDEGSDEYRLPTEFFRRTYLTEGLKQLLSNALLRLSGQSGDPVIELQTNFGGGKTHAMLALYHLFFGVSASVLPGLEPVFATAGVSELPENVKTVVLVGNKISPGQLHKKKDGTVVRTLWGEIAWQLGGKEGYEMVREADETATNPGDNLKHLFNRYAPCLILIDEWVSYARQLHDGRDLPAGSFDTHFTFAQTISESAKNADRTLLVVSIPASDIEIGGDRGKEALNRLKNAIGRVESPWRPASAEESFEIVRRRLFQPLTDSNLFVARDAVIRAFSEMYRTQSQEFPLECREADYERRLKEAYPIHPELFDRLYSDWSTLDKFQRTRGVLRLMAKVIHFLWEQSDRSLMILPANVPMADTQVQSELTRYLEDSWVPVIEKDVDGTNSLPVALDGQNPNLGRYSACRRVTRTIYLGSAPTLRAANRGLEDRRIKLGCVQPGESAATFGDALRRLSDQATYLYVGDGNRYWISTQPNVTRTAQDRANQIQQDADRVWEEIIRRLRADKEPGEFAGVHVAPNSSADIPDDENMGVRLVVLGPQYSHNGKAKDSSAYEKVTEIVSYKGASPRYCKNLLLFLTPDKTKLDGLVQSVCQFLAWDSIVGDKDTLNLDVSQSKQATQKQKDTDKTVDFLLQETYQWLLVPTQPDPQNPIIWEEIRLQGQDSLILRASRKLIHEEHLIANYSASRLRLEVLDLYIWRNANHIDLKALWKYLTNYPYLPRLKNEQVLLDAVQEGVAALLRTENFAYATGYDEAKQRYLGLKACEGITATLSSQSWLVKPDVADRQLNADADEQQRQRQEEQIARGESAIDDNSTVITDNAGTSSGNSTTTPQKQLRRFYGSIDLDPLRVTRDAGLVANEVLQHLASLVGADVQVTLEVQVQLPDGVPDHVIRTVSENCRTLKFKNHGFEDE, from the coding sequence ATGGCTATTAGTAACCGCGAACGAGTAGGCAGAGCCTTAGAGTCACTACAACACGGCTTGTATCCCTTTGTAGAACGAGAAATGCGGTCAAAATACGGTGATAAATGGGTAGTCGCTGCTACTCCCTTTGTATCAGAAGACCGTAACCTGCGCCGCCCTGTTGCCCAAATTCTCAAACAGGATGTCTCGGAACTGCTGAAAGTGATGTGGAATCAGTGGCGAGATGTATTTAAAGAAACTCTAGGCAATGCGGAAAAAAACTTAGTTGGCGAGTTAATGGTCACGCGCAACGCTTGGGCGCACAATGACGCTTTCTCTACAGATGACACCTATCGCGCCCTTGACAGCATTACCCGCCTCCTCACTGCTGTCTTTGCCCCAGAAGCTGATGCTGTGGAAAAACAAAAACAAGAACTACTCCGCATCCGCTTTGATGAACAAGCCCGCCGCGAAACTCGCAAAGCAGCAGTTACAGCCATAGAAACCAATCCCGTTGGCGGTCTAAAATCTTGGCGAGAAATAGTCACCCCCCATCCCGATGTCGCTTCCGGTCGCTACCAGCAAGCGGAATTCGCTGCTGACCTGTGGCAAGTTTACTTAGATGAAGGTTCTGATGAATACCGCTTGCCTACAGAATTTTTTCGCCGCACGTATTTGACTGAAGGACTTAAACAACTACTGAGCAACGCCTTACTCCGCCTGTCTGGTCAAAGCGGCGACCCTGTAATTGAACTGCAAACTAACTTTGGCGGTGGTAAAACCCACGCGATGCTGGCATTGTATCACTTGTTCTTTGGAGTTTCTGCAAGCGTTTTACCAGGATTAGAACCAGTTTTTGCTACGGCTGGTGTCTCAGAACTGCCTGAAAATGTCAAAACTGTTGTCTTAGTAGGCAATAAAATATCCCCCGGTCAACTGCATAAAAAGAAAGACGGTACTGTTGTAAGAACACTTTGGGGTGAAATAGCTTGGCAATTAGGCGGTAAAGAAGGTTACGAGATGGTGCGGGAAGCTGACGAAACCGCTACTAACCCCGGTGACAACCTCAAACATCTATTTAACCGCTATGCCCCCTGCCTCATTCTCATTGATGAATGGGTATCCTACGCCCGTCAACTCCATGATGGCAGGGATTTACCAGCAGGCAGCTTTGATACTCACTTCACCTTTGCTCAAACCATAAGCGAATCAGCCAAAAACGCCGATCGCACACTGTTAGTAGTCAGTATACCTGCTTCTGACATTGAAATTGGGGGCGACAGAGGGAAAGAAGCCCTCAACCGCTTAAAAAATGCTATTGGTCGGGTTGAGTCCCCCTGGCGACCTGCTAGTGCGGAAGAAAGTTTTGAAATTGTGCGTCGTCGCTTGTTCCAACCCCTTACCGATTCCAACTTATTTGTTGCCCGTGATGCAGTGATACGTGCATTCAGCGAAATGTATCGCACCCAGTCCCAGGAATTCCCCTTAGAGTGCCGAGAAGCAGACTACGAACGCCGCCTGAAAGAAGCCTATCCCATCCATCCCGAACTTTTTGACCGCCTTTACAGCGACTGGTCTACCTTAGATAAATTTCAACGCACTAGGGGTGTACTGCGGCTGATGGCTAAGGTAATTCACTTTCTCTGGGAGCAGAGCGATCGCTCTTTAATGATTCTACCAGCCAACGTACCTATGGCTGATACCCAAGTGCAGTCAGAACTCACCCGCTACTTAGAAGACTCCTGGGTGCCTGTTATTGAAAAGGACGTGGATGGTACTAACTCCCTGCCCGTTGCCCTGGATGGTCAAAATCCCAACCTGGGACGCTACTCTGCCTGTCGTCGCGTTACCCGTACCATTTACCTTGGCTCTGCTCCCACTTTAAGAGCCGCTAACAGAGGTTTAGAAGACCGCCGCATCAAACTCGGCTGCGTCCAGCCTGGTGAAAGTGCTGCCACCTTCGGTGATGCCCTGCGCCGCCTTAGCGACCAAGCCACTTATCTCTATGTAGGCGATGGTAATCGTTACTGGATATCAACTCAACCCAATGTTACCCGCACAGCCCAAGACCGTGCTAACCAAATTCAACAAGATGCAGACCGTGTTTGGGAAGAGATTATTCGCAGGCTAAGGGCTGACAAGGAGCCTGGTGAATTTGCTGGAGTCCACGTAGCCCCAAATTCTAGTGCAGATATCCCAGATGATGAAAACATGGGAGTGCGGTTAGTTGTTCTGGGGCCACAGTATTCACACAATGGCAAAGCCAAAGATAGCTCTGCCTATGAGAAAGTCACAGAAATTGTCTCCTATAAAGGAGCTAGCCCCCGTTATTGTAAGAATCTGCTGTTGTTCCTAACACCAGACAAAACCAAACTTGATGGTTTAGTGCAGTCTGTTTGTCAATTCTTAGCTTGGGATTCCATTGTTGGTGACAAGGATACTTTAAATCTGGATGTTTCCCAAAGTAAGCAAGCAACGCAAAAACAAAAAGATACCGATAAAACTGTCGATTTTTTACTGCAAGAAACTTACCAGTGGTTGCTAGTTCCTACTCAACCCGACCCACAAAATCCCATTATTTGGGAAGAAATTCGCCTCCAAGGACAAGATTCTCTAATTCTTCGTGCCAGTCGCAAACTAATCCATGAAGAACACCTGATTGCTAATTATTCTGCCTCACGTCTGCGCCTAGAAGTTCTTGACCTTTATATCTGGCGCAATGCCAACCACATTGATCTGAAAGCACTGTGGAAATACCTGACCAACTACCCCTATTTACCCCGCCTGAAAAATGAACAAGTCCTACTAGATGCTGTTCAAGAAGGAGTGGCAGCATTGCTGCGAACAGAAAACTTTGCTTATGCTACTGGCTACGATGAAGCCAAGCAACGCTATTTAGGATTGAAAGCTTGTGAAGGTATTACAGCAACACTTAGTAGCCAAAGCTGGCTCGTTAAACCCGATGTCGCAGATCGGCAACTGAATGCAGATGCAGATGAACAACAGCGTCAGCGACAAGAAGAACAGATTGCCAGGGGAGAGAGTGCGATCGATGACAACAGCACTGTTATTACAGATAATGCTGGAACAAGTTCAGGCAATTCCACTACTACACCACAGAAGCAACTGCGCCGTTTTTATGGGTCAATAGATTTAGATCCACTTCGTGTTACACGAGATGCCGGACTTGTAGCCAATGAAGTTCTGCAACACCTAGCAAGTTTAGTAGGTGCAGATGTACAAGTAACTTTGGAAGTTCAGGTGCAATTACCTGACGGAGTACCAGACCATGTGATTCGCACAGTAAGTGAAAATTGTCGCACCTTAAAGTTTAAAAACCACGGTTTTGAGGATGAATAA
- a CDS encoding Uma2 family endonuclease has translation MTYSPPKLLTFEQFLVEYGDNPRYELIDGELRDMEPTGPHEEVSGNIAGRIYAEILRSNFNWLIPKTCLIKPPAAEATALRPDVIVLDKAKLSNEPLWQKEPIICNGNTIQLVAEVVSTNWQDDYARKVEEYAFLQIPEYWIVDFRGLGGLQFIGNPKQPTFTICQLVNGVYQQQQYRLGDTIFSSLFPNLQLKLDNIMP, from the coding sequence ATGACTTACAGCCCACCTAAACTCCTCACTTTCGAGCAATTTTTAGTCGAGTATGGGGACAACCCCCGTTACGAACTCATTGACGGAGAACTACGTGACATGGAACCAACTGGCCCTCATGAAGAAGTTTCAGGAAATATTGCGGGTAGAATTTATGCTGAAATTCTTCGTTCTAATTTTAACTGGCTGATTCCAAAAACTTGTTTGATTAAGCCACCTGCTGCTGAAGCAACAGCACTCCGTCCAGACGTTATTGTTTTAGATAAAGCAAAACTTAGCAACGAACCACTTTGGCAAAAAGAACCGATTATTTGTAATGGCAATACTATTCAGTTAGTTGCTGAAGTTGTGAGTACAAATTGGCAGGATGATTATGCCAGAAAAGTTGAAGAATATGCCTTTCTGCAAATACCAGAATATTGGATAGTAGATTTTCGCGGTTTGGGTGGCTTGCAATTTATCGGTAATCCCAAACAACCTACCTTCACAATCTGTCAACTAGTTAATGGCGTATATCAGCAGCAACAATATCGCTTGGGAGATACTATTTTCTCTTCTCTGTTTCCCAACTTACAACTTAAACTTGACAATATTATGCCATAG
- a CDS encoding helicase-related protein, whose product MLLEDLTKGATVKGILPNQVVTVVDVKWFGSDVVELTYKDAGGRPGNELLYRDREPTLEIVTQDRPWSFNADGSLLRLVSEAHRIRLAHLFDPLLAVHTSLVEPLPHQITAVYGEMLTRQPLRFLLADDPGAGKTIMAGLLMAELSIRGDLHRCLVVCPGSLAAQWQDELYQRFHLPFEILTNDRIEAARTGNALAEMPLVIARLDKLSRSDDLQAKLAQTDWDLVICDEAHKMSASFFGGDIKETKRYKLGKLLSSVTRNFLLMTATPHNGKEEDYQLFMALLDGDRFEGRFRDGVHVCDTSDLMRRLVKEDLLKFDGTPLFPERCAYTVDYELSDQEAVLYKQVTEYVREEFNRADALDNQGRKGTVGFALTILQRRLASSPEAIYQSLRRRRERLQKRLREEEISKRGNDAQIELSTVLIEDVDEFEEDIPSDEREATEEEVVDQASAARTIAELKVEIAQLQLLEQLALRVRRSGTDKKWEELSQILQNEAELFDARGYRRKLVIFTEHRDTLNYLEQQITTLLGNPEAVVTIHGGMGREERRKSQEAFTQDPDVQILIATDAAGEGINLQRAHLMVNYDLPWNPNRLEQRFGRIHRIGQTEVCHLWNLVAKETREGDVYLALLKKLEIEQDALGGKVFDVLGKAIDGVQLRELLIEAIRYGDSPETKARLSQVVAEYLDRQRLQQLLEEKALARDTMDISRVRQIREEMERAEARKLQPHFVASFFLEAFQKLGGTVRERETHRYEITYVPAVIRNRGRVVGTRDAILTRYERICFDKQLISVLGKPLATLVCPGHPLLDAIIDLILERHRDVLKQGSILVDENDPSEQVRALVYLEHSIQDARTDAAGNRRIVSRRMQYVEIDSSGQTRNAGYAPYLNYQALTEADQALIEPILEQSWLLNDIEAQAAAYAIAHIVPQHLQEVKQHKEELIDKTMAAVKDRLIKEINYWDDRAADLQLQEMAGKVNAKINSAKARTRADELQARLQKRMDELQQERRISPLPPVVVGGALVVSMGLLQRLQGKRQATANTFAQEKQRVEMLAMQAVINAEQQLGYEPKDVSGDKCGYDIESRIPGTGRLRFIEVKGRIEGADTVTVTKNEIITALNKPDDFILALVQVPKSQEFTEGDVWKAKESQGIYKVRDNGCVSNA is encoded by the coding sequence ATGCTGCTAGAGGATTTGACCAAGGGAGCTACAGTTAAAGGCATATTGCCCAACCAGGTGGTTACAGTTGTTGACGTAAAATGGTTTGGCTCTGATGTCGTTGAATTAACATACAAGGATGCTGGCGGTCGTCCAGGGAACGAGTTGCTGTATCGAGATCGCGAACCGACACTGGAAATCGTCACTCAAGACCGCCCCTGGAGTTTTAACGCTGATGGTTCGTTGTTGCGCCTCGTCTCGGAAGCGCACCGCATCCGCTTGGCTCATCTTTTTGACCCCTTGCTAGCTGTACATACTTCTTTAGTTGAACCTCTTCCCCATCAAATAACCGCAGTTTACGGGGAAATGCTCACCCGTCAGCCCTTACGTTTCCTCCTGGCCGATGACCCCGGTGCTGGTAAAACGATCATGGCGGGATTGCTAATGGCAGAACTTTCTATTCGCGGCGACCTGCATCGCTGCCTTGTTGTTTGCCCTGGCAGTCTGGCAGCCCAATGGCAGGATGAATTATACCAGCGTTTTCATCTACCATTTGAAATTCTCACGAATGATCGCATTGAAGCTGCCCGTACTGGGAACGCCCTAGCAGAGATGCCCTTGGTAATTGCCCGCCTAGATAAATTAAGTCGTAGCGATGACCTGCAAGCCAAGTTAGCCCAAACCGACTGGGATTTGGTCATCTGCGACGAAGCCCACAAAATGTCCGCTTCCTTTTTTGGCGGCGATATCAAAGAAACTAAACGCTACAAACTAGGGAAATTACTGTCGAGTGTCACCCGCAATTTCTTGCTAATGACCGCCACGCCCCACAACGGCAAGGAAGAGGACTATCAGCTATTTATGGCACTGTTAGACGGAGATCGCTTTGAAGGCAGATTTCGGGATGGCGTTCACGTCTGCGATACCTCCGACCTGATGCGGCGGTTAGTCAAAGAAGATTTGCTGAAATTTGACGGTACGCCTCTATTCCCAGAACGCTGTGCTTATACAGTTGACTACGAACTTTCCGACCAGGAAGCAGTGCTGTACAAGCAGGTAACAGAATATGTCCGTGAAGAGTTTAACCGTGCTGACGCTTTAGATAATCAAGGACGTAAGGGAACAGTGGGCTTTGCCTTGACTATCTTGCAACGCCGCTTGGCATCCTCCCCAGAAGCTATCTATCAGTCACTGCGGCGGCGGCGGGAAAGATTGCAAAAACGCCTGCGAGAAGAAGAAATATCGAAGCGCGGAAATGATGCCCAGATTGAATTGTCCACAGTCCTTATTGAAGATGTGGACGAATTTGAAGAAGATATTCCCAGTGATGAACGAGAAGCGACGGAAGAAGAAGTTGTTGACCAAGCATCAGCAGCGCGGACAATTGCCGAACTAAAAGTTGAAATTGCCCAATTACAACTTTTAGAGCAGTTAGCCTTGCGAGTTCGTCGTAGTGGCACAGATAAAAAATGGGAGGAACTTTCCCAAATTCTGCAAAATGAAGCTGAATTGTTTGATGCTAGGGGTTATCGCCGTAAACTCGTGATTTTTACCGAACATCGTGATACTTTAAATTACTTAGAGCAGCAAATTACTACTCTCCTGGGAAATCCCGAAGCTGTGGTCACGATTCACGGTGGTATGGGGCGGGAAGAAAGGCGAAAATCCCAAGAAGCATTTACCCAAGACCCAGATGTACAAATACTGATTGCTACTGATGCAGCCGGGGAAGGAATTAACCTACAAAGGGCGCACCTGATGGTTAATTATGACCTACCTTGGAACCCCAACCGCCTAGAACAGCGTTTCGGGCGCATTCACCGCATCGGGCAGACCGAAGTTTGTCATTTGTGGAATCTGGTAGCTAAAGAAACCCGTGAAGGCGATGTCTACCTAGCACTGCTAAAAAAGCTAGAAATTGAGCAGGATGCCTTGGGCGGTAAAGTATTTGATGTTCTGGGTAAAGCCATTGATGGTGTGCAGCTGCGAGAACTGCTGATTGAAGCAATTCGCTATGGCGACTCTCCCGAAACCAAAGCACGATTGAGCCAAGTTGTAGCTGAATACCTAGACCGCCAACGTCTGCAACAGTTACTAGAAGAAAAAGCCTTGGCACGAGATACGATGGATATCTCTAGAGTGCGGCAAATACGGGAAGAGATGGAACGAGCCGAAGCCAGGAAATTACAGCCGCACTTCGTCGCCTCATTTTTCTTAGAAGCTTTTCAAAAGTTAGGGGGAACTGTCAGAGAACGGGAAACCCACCGCTACGAAATAACCTATGTCCCAGCCGTAATTCGCAACCGGGGACGAGTTGTAGGTACGCGGGATGCAATTTTGACACGCTATGAGCGGATTTGTTTTGACAAGCAGTTGATTAGCGTTCTGGGTAAGCCATTAGCAACTTTAGTTTGTCCTGGTCATCCCCTGCTGGATGCCATCATTGACTTGATACTAGAACGCCACAGAGATGTCCTTAAACAAGGCAGTATTCTTGTGGACGAAAACGACCCCAGCGAACAAGTCCGCGCCTTGGTTTACTTAGAACATTCTATTCAAGATGCCCGCACTGATGCTGCTGGTAATCGTCGTATAGTATCGCGGCGAATGCAGTATGTAGAAATTGATTCATCCGGGCAGACTCGTAATGCCGGGTATGCGCCTTATTTAAATTATCAGGCTTTGACAGAAGCAGACCAAGCATTGATAGAACCAATCTTAGAACAATCATGGTTGCTCAATGATATTGAAGCACAAGCAGCAGCTTACGCGATCGCTCACATCGTCCCCCAACACCTCCAGGAAGTCAAGCAGCATAAAGAGGAATTGATAGACAAGACAATGGCGGCGGTGAAAGACCGACTGATTAAGGAAATTAATTATTGGGATGATCGCGCCGCAGATTTGCAACTGCAAGAAATGGCTGGCAAGGTGAACGCCAAAATTAACTCAGCTAAGGCTAGGACAAGAGCCGATGAACTGCAAGCGCGTTTACAAAAGCGGATGGATGAATTGCAGCAGGAACGCCGTATTTCCCCCCTACCCCCTGTAGTGGTTGGTGGTGCATTGGTTGTGTCAATGGGGTTACTGCAACGGCTGCAAGGTAAGCGTCAAGCCACAGCTAATACTTTCGCCCAAGAAAAGCAACGGGTGGAAATGCTGGCTATGCAGGCGGTAATTAATGCTGAACAGCAGTTGGGTTATGAACCAAAAGACGTGAGTGGTGACAAATGCGGCTATGATATAGAGTCTCGCATCCCTGGTACTGGACGGCTGCGGTTTATTGAAGTCAAGGGGCGGATAGAGGGAGCTGATACGGTGACAGTCACCAAAAATGAAATTATCACTGCCCTGAATAAACCTGATGACTTTATTCTGGCACTGGTGCAAGTGCCTAAATCCCAGGAATTTACCGAAGGTGATGTGTGGAAAGCGAAAGAATCACAGGGAATTTACAAAGTGCGAGATAATGGCTGTGTATCAAATGCGTAA
- a CDS encoding DUF2811 domain-containing protein: protein MNSTQNIFTTLPETLHQSLNTYLEKHPDWDERRLITAAISLFLLQNADGDRSVSQVYLETLFRRG, encoded by the coding sequence ATGAACTCAACCCAAAACATCTTTACTACCCTTCCTGAAACCCTACATCAATCTCTCAACACCTACTTAGAAAAACATCCTGATTGGGATGAACGTCGCCTTATTACCGCAGCTATTTCTCTGTTTCTGCTGCAAAATGCTGATGGTGACCGCAGTGTTTCCCAAGTTTATCTCGAAACTCTGTTTCGTCGCGGCTAA